From Polyodon spathula isolate WHYD16114869_AA chromosome 26, ASM1765450v1, whole genome shotgun sequence, one genomic window encodes:
- the LOC121300857 gene encoding sphingosine 1-phosphate receptor 4-like: MENISSCSALLGSWNSNIILEHYNHTGRLAKRRPQTDGVDGVKLGFILISCFIIMENLLLLVAIVTHIRFRNWIYICIVNMALSDLLAGIAYIVNLCLSGKRTFQLTPGSWLFREGILFVALAASIFSLLLTAMERYTTMMTPVSYKSAGKRYRVYVLIALSWVMAFGIGLMPLLGWNCLCNMQDCSTLLPLYSKNYILFNVIMFSLILAGIWFLYISIYRHVRHSTVRVVSSSRSRNKSLRLLKTVILIVGAFIICWSPLFVLLLLDFFCKPKSAKLYSMDWPIALAVLNSAINPIIYSLGSMEVRKAIISVLCCFCFKTGLVDPSSLLSMETVVSSESSQKLRESFRNSFRRMQQGNHAEAGKAKKSRLNSTNSCLSMSMSISSG, encoded by the coding sequence ATGGAAAACATCAGCTCGTGCTCTGCCCTGCTCGGCAGCTGGAACTCCAACATCATCCTGGAGCATTACAACCACACTGGGCGTCTGGCAAAGCGGAGGCCCCAGACAGACGGAGTGGATGGGGTCAAGCTGGGCTTCATCCTCATCAGCTGCTTCATCATCATGGAGaacctgctgctgctggtggCCATTGTGACCCACATCCGCTTCAGGAACTGGATCTACATCTGTATCGTCAACATGGCCCTGAGCGACCTCCTGGCTGGTATTGCCTACATTGTCAACCTGTGCTTGTCCGGGAAGCGGACTTTCCAGCTGACGCCCGGCTCGTGGCTCTTCCGGGAAGGCATCCTCTTCGTGGCCCTGGCTGCGTCCATCTTCAGCCTGTTACTCACCGCCATGGAGCGCTACACCACCATGATGACTCCAGTGTCCTACAAGTCTGCCGGCAAGAGGTACCGCGTCTACGTCCTGATCGCCCTGAGCTGGGTGATGGCCTTCGGCATTGGTCTCATGCCTCTGCTGGGCTGGAACTGCCTCTGCAACATGCAGGACTGCTCCACCCTTCTCCCCTTGTACTCCAAGAACTATATCCTGTTCAACGTCATCATGTTCAGTCTCATCCTGGCCGGGATCTGGTTCCTGTACATCTCCATCTACCGCCATGTCCGACACAGCACGGTGAGAGTGGTCAGTTCTTCTCGCAGCAGGAACAAGTCTCTGAGGCTGCTGAAAACCGTCATCTTGATTGTGGGTGCCTTCATAATCTGCTGGAGTCCCCTTTTCGTCCTGCTGCTCCTGGATTTCTTTTGCAAGCCCAAGAGTGCCAAGCTCTATAGCATGGACTGGCCCATCGCCTTGGCCGTCCTCAACTCAGCCATCAACCCGATCATCTACTCCTTGGGCAGCATGGAGGTGCGCAAAGCCATCATCAGCGTTCTGTGCTGCTTCTGCTTCAAGACCGGCCTGGTTGATCCGTCCTCTTTGCTATCCATGGAGACAGTGGTCTCCTCGGAGAGCTCTCAGAAACTGCGGGAGAGTTTCAGGAACAGTTTCCGGAGAATGCAACAGGGCAACCATGCAGAGGCAGGGAAAGCGAAGAAGAGTCGGCTCAACTCCACCAACTCCTGCTTGTCCATGTCCATGTCCATATCTAGTGGGTAG